Sequence from the Ailuropoda melanoleuca isolate Jingjing chromosome 10, ASM200744v2, whole genome shotgun sequence genome:
AAGCAAGTGAACTGAATTAAGCAGTAAGAGGGGAGACTTGTGTTTGAAAGTGAGCTGGGTGTTGTTGGCACCACAGTGATGTCAGAAGCCCATGGTTCCTGAGCCGGGAATCCATGTCTCCCAACTTGCTGCGAGGTGGTGTGCCAAGTGCTGGTCCCCTCCTCCACACCCAACCCCCTTGCGTGTATCAGATGACACTCTTTGCCCAACAAATAGCTTGGTTTCCCTGGAGCAGAAATTACTTTTATAGACTAGTAAAAACCAAGTTTGGAATCAGACTGTGAACCCAGGTGGAAAGTATTCTTTGTCAGGTGTTTCCCCCCCATTTTATCTGTCCACATGTTGGCGGTGGGCTCAGGGAAGCTGTAGGTTTGGGAGGACGAGGTCAATACAGTTTATTTGATGTGGATGACAGCAAGTACAATAGTCAAGTTCATCTAAAAACTTGTAAgataagtgaaaataaagaacagtttGGGGAATCTGATTTTTAAGGTTTGGAagtgaaaatgaaaccaaatgaaACTCAGGAGTGAAGTCTGTTCACAGAATGAAGTGCCAGTGATATGTCAGGGGCAAGACTCATTTAAGGAAATCGCCAGGAGGTTGAAAATGGGAAAACTAGTTGGTATGTTACTGAGCATGTGTTTTGTGCCAGATGCTGCTCTGAGCACTTTATGGATTTATGCAGTCCCACGGCGACCCTATAACATAGATACCAATGTTTCTGTGTCACCTGTGGGTGATCCTGAGCAACAGGTGACGTAAGGACTCCCCCAGGTCAGCCAGCCAGAGTGCATGCTGTATTGTCCAAATAGAAACAAATAGAGTTCTGTGGTCTGGGTGAGTTCAGGCTAAATCATAACGTCAGAGAGCATTTATGAAATCTTAAACTTCTGAAGGGCTGGCATGCTCTGGTCTATTTCTACTTCCTGTTGGACATACAGAGTTCCTGATGCTCTCCTTCCAAGTGACACTGAACCACAGGGGGTTAGAGCGCTGGCTACACGGCTGCTACTGTAAACATGAGGTTTGGGTACAAGGGGATTTGGCCCTACTGTGCAGAATCTGGGCAAAATAGTTCAGAAGGGTCTAGGCCAGTGAGAATGCTGCCACAAAAACCTCTGTAAAAGGTGAAGGTGCCTCAGACTGTAGTCATTTCTCCCAACATGCTGTGAAGTGGTGTGGCGCAAAGTACTggtcccttcccccacacctgaTGCCTCTGGGGTACCTGTGCACCCCTTCTGGCCCAGCACTGCTCGTCGCCCTTCATTCACCCCATTTGCTGTGAGTCCTTCCATATCTGCCTGTCAGCTGTTCATCCACCATCCTTTGTCTTCCCATCAGTGTTCCGTGTTTATATCTTACTATCTATGGCCAGTTTTGAACAAAATCTTACAAAGTAGTAAAGACCAAAGGTGCTTgtgtttttcccctttccttaccTTGGaggtgtatgtgtgtttgtatatacgtatgcatgtgtgcgtgtattTATTCCAAACCATAACAATAGGGGGGAGAGAAGTACACTGGGAATTACTTTCATCTGTTTGTGCAGCTTGCATCTACACCAGAATGAAATGCTTGCATGTAATTCACCTTCCATATCTTATGTAGGAAGAGGTacaaaattttgttattttgccTCTCTTTAGAAGAAGTCTGGAAAACCGATGATCTGGGAGAAAGAGTCCAAGAAAATGAAGGCAGATATTCAAGGCAAACTGTATCCATCAACAACAAAACCCTGATTGAAGAGAGAGGTAATGTTCTTGGTAAGACTTTTAATGTGGAAATGAACCCCATTCCTTCAAGAAAAATGTCCTATAAATGTGACTCGTGTAAAAAGAGTTTGAAATCTATTGCAGAATATATTAGTAGTGACGGCAGCTATGCAAGAATGAAGCCTGATGAATGTAGTGCATGTGGGAAACCACTTCCCCGCATTAAACTCGAGAAAACTCATCCAGGAGATGAATCTTACAAATTTAATCAAAATGGGGAAGCTTATAGTCTAAATGAAGAAAGTATTTTTCAGAACATTCATATTTTGGAGAAACCTTTTGAATATATTGAATGCCAGAAAGCCTTTCAGAAGGATGCAGTTTTTGTTAATCACATGGAGGAGAAGCCCTATAAGTGGAATGAATCTGAAATAACCTTTCTGCAAATGTCCAACCTCAGCGTACACCAGAGATCACAGATGGAACTGAAGCCCTATGAATGCAGTGCATGTGGGAAATCCTTCTGTAAAAAGTCAAAGTTTATCATCCATCAGAGgactcacacaggagagaaaccttatgaatgtaatCAGTGTGGGAAATCCTTCTGCCAGAAGGGGACCCTCACCGTCCATCAgcgcacacacacaggggagaagccctacgaatgtaatgaatgtgggaaaacctTCTACCAGAAGTTACACCTCATTCAACATCAGAGAACTCACTcaggagagaagccctatgaatgtagTTACTGTGGAAAATCCTTTTGCCAGAAGACACACCTCACACAACACCAGAGAACACATTCAGGAGAGAGACCCTACGTTTGTCACGACTGTGGAAAAACCTTCTCCCAGAAGTCAGCACTGAATGACCATCAGAAAATTCACACAGGCGTGAAACTCTACaagtgtaatgaatgtgggaagtgTTTCTGCCGGAAGTCTACACTCACCACACATCAGAGGAcgcacactggagagaagccctacgAATGTAACGAGTGCGGGAAATTCTTCTCGCGGTTGTCCTATCTCACCGTACACTACAGGACTCATTCGGGAGAGAAGCCCTACGAATGTAACGAGTGTGGGAAAACATTCTACCTGAACTCAGCCCTCATGAGACATCAGCGAGTACACACCGGAGAGAAACCGTACGAATGTACCGAGTGTGGAAAACTCTTCTCTCAGCTGTCGTACCTCACAATACATCACAGAACTCACTCAGGagtgaaaccctatgaatgtaacgAGTGTGGGAAGACCTTCTACCAGAACTCTGCCCTTTGCAGACATCGGAGAATACATAAAGGAGAGAAGCCCTACGAATGTTACATATGCGGAAAGTTCTTCTCTCAGATGTCGTACCTCACCATCCACCATCGAATCCATTcaggagagaagccctatgaatgtaatGAGTGTGGGAAAACCTTCTGCCAGAATTCAGCCCTTAATAGACATCAGAGgacacacacaggagagaaagcCTATGAGTGTTACGAGTGTGGGAAGTTCTTCTCTCAGATGTCCTATCTCACCATCCACCACCGGATCCATTCGGGAGAGAAGCCCtttgaatgtaatgaatgtggaaaagccttctcTCGGATGTCCTACCTCACTGTGCACTATAGGACTCATTCcggagagaagccctatgaatgtaatGAGTGTGGGAAAAAATTCTACCACAAATCAGCCTTCAATAGCCATCAGAGGATTCACAGGAGAGGGAATGTGAATGTGCTGGATGTGGGGAGGCTTCTGTGAAGTCGGAGAACCTTTCAGTGTGACGAGAGGGAGATGCCTACCGACGTATGTCAGAGCTCACACAGGTGTTGTGCACAAGCCTTTGTGTTAGACTCGAAGCCCGAAAGTTCATGAGGTAGAAACCACAGTTGTAACAAGACCGCAGGACTTGTCGGATGCCAGACTATACTGGAGTAAAAATCTGTAAGTATTTAGAACGCATATGCACTTCACCGTGGACTCAGACTTTTACACATCAGGGAATTCATACCAAGGGAAAAACCTCTCCATTTTAAAGAAGGTGGGAAACCTACTCCTTtggaaattattaatattaaatgttatgtttttgatgtagtatcaAGCTTcgtgaaaacaaaaatacagaagatgAAGATACTTGTGTAAATAGAAGCTGTAAAATCAGCTGCCAGTAATCAAGACCACAGCCTAGCAACCTCACACTCACACGGGAGTGGTTCCTGGGAATGTAGGACTTACGTTGTTGAGGGGTTTTcagtttgcttgcttgctttttagGAAGCTACATTACAGGAAGTGTATGTTCAGTTTGAATCATGTTTGAAAAGCCATTGTATCGTCATTAGAGTCATTTGTAAGACATGGTAAGATTATCCATTTTAAATAGCCCCACCGTGTTAGTACCCTGATAGCCTGATGCGGTCTCTGAACCAACCTCTGATAGTCTCAAGTACGCGGCTTCTCGTACTCTTGCCTGGCATTTATAAACGTCTTTGATCGTTGTTAACGAATGAAGTCTTCTGTAAAGGAGTCAGTGTTTTTATAACATGTTCAACTGTACCTGAGTCAGCAAGAGTTAGAAATCTACACATAAGATAGAAAAGTGCACACATAATTTTAAGTTGTTAATGCCGGACATTTCCACTAGGAAGCACCTGTAGTGCTCATTGTACTCTATACAgttatatttacttaaaatatttaagtacttaaggtttttccatttatatcagttttttttttccattggttttgTTTGGATGCTTACAGAAGTGTGCAGAGCACACATTCTATGTAACTTAGgaattatctgtatttttatttgataggatagtgtttttaaatattgtctaCTCCTTCCTGAATGAAGAACTCTTCCTATGGGTTTGTGGCAGACACTGTTGAGTAACCCTGGTGACTCACTCCTTACTGTTTGCTGGTGGAGTTTGGGGATCCATTCCTCCCTGTGGAATGGGGGGAAAATCCTGACTAGTTTCAACTAATAATGATAATCCCTTTCTCATTGCCAGCAATTGGTTTAGAATGGTCACAGGACCCAGTTCTATGCAGATAAAGGAGATACCATCTGACAGGTGATTTCTGGAAACAGTTCCCTTAAAGGTTCGAGGAATGAATCCTGCAGGGTGAAGTAGAGTCTTTGTTGAGCATTGCCTTCACTGCACGTGATGCCTGCCTGTGTCTTTCAACACGGAAGTAGAATTTAAgcatggcagagagaaagacGGGGAGAACCAGGGACTTGGACAATGTGAagccactgaaccacccagccgTGTAGCCCCTCGGCCTCTGGACTGTTGCTTCTGTAGTGGACGAAATTCACCTTGGAGCCAGTTGCTGTAGGTTGCTGTTAGGGATAGCTGAAAATAGAGAGGTATACCTTTGTAGGAATTATGCAGTTGAGAAGTGGACTTTAGGTAAATCACTTATTTAGAAGTACTGATAGAGGTCGatcttattttctgtaaattttgaTGTAAATAGTTTGAGCACTACGAATCAACCTGAAACAATTAAATGTGTTTCCGTGAATGGTTACATCACTGACCTAAGAACCCTTAGAGCCCAATAACAGCGATGTCAGATACACCTTCCTTTTTACAATGCATGACATTACATTTTGTTTAGGTTAATTTGTTATTCATGGATC
This genomic interval carries:
- the ZNF12 gene encoding zinc finger protein 12 isoform X1, with translation MSKSVGPVSFRDVAVDFTQEEWQQLEPEQKTTYRDVMLENYRHLVSVGCHIIKPEVIIKLEQGEEPWIVEGEFLPQSYPEEVWKTDDLGERVQENEGRYSRQTVSINNKTLIEERGNVLGKTFNVEMNPIPSRKMSYKCDSCKKSLKSIAEYISSDGSYARMKPDECSACGKPLPRIKLEKTHPGDESYKFNQNGEAYSLNEESIFQNIHILEKPFEYIECQKAFQKDAVFVNHMEEKPYKWNESEITFLQMSNLSVHQRSQMELKPYECSACGKSFCKKSKFIIHQRTHTGEKPYECNQCGKSFCQKGTLTVHQRTHTGEKPYECNECGKTFYQKLHLIQHQRTHSGEKPYECSYCGKSFCQKTHLTQHQRTHSGERPYVCHDCGKTFSQKSALNDHQKIHTGVKLYKCNECGKCFCRKSTLTTHQRTHTGEKPYECNECGKFFSRLSYLTVHYRTHSGEKPYECNECGKTFYLNSALMRHQRVHTGEKPYECTECGKLFSQLSYLTIHHRTHSGVKPYECNECGKTFYQNSALCRHRRIHKGEKPYECYICGKFFSQMSYLTIHHRIHSGEKPYECNECGKTFCQNSALNRHQRTHTGEKAYECYECGKFFSQMSYLTIHHRIHSGEKPFECNECGKAFSRMSYLTVHYRTHSGEKPYECNECGKKFYHKSAFNSHQRIHRRGNVNVLDVGRLL